The DNA segment TGGGCGGCGGCGTCCGCCCGCTCGTCGCGTTCCTCGTCCGCCCGCTCGTCGTCCGGCTGCAGATCGCAGTCTCCGTCCGTCCGTTCGTCGGCATCGGTCGTCCGTCCGGCGCGGTCCGCAGACGCGTCTCCACCGCCTGACGCGCCCGCACCGTCCCATTCGTCCGATCCGTTCGCCCCGTCCGCGCACGGGTCGGCGGCCGAACCCGGTTCCGGATCCGGTTCGCCCGTCACGGTCGATCACCATGGCGGTTCGTATCGTCGGGCGCCGATCTCAGCGGTCGCGTCCTGCAAGGTCGATGCGTCGGCATGGAAGAGCAGTCGCGTCGACCGTCTATAGGAGGTCTCACCGCGTCACGTCTGTCCGGCGAACCGCCACCGGGTCGATAATTGCCGCCACCCGCGACGTACCGAGCGGACGATCTGGGAACGAATCCAAAGAAAATAGGACGCCAATACCGGATCGATCGAGAGTCGACGCAGAGTCGATTCAGAAGCGAAGCCGATACACGAGCGACGCGACGGATTCTGTTCGCTCCATGCGTCGCCGGCGGACATCCCGTGCGGCCGCCCGAGAATCGACCCGACGAATCGACGCCGGTCGGTTCGAAACAGCCGGACTGTACGGGTCCAAGGCCCGACCGACACTCCCCGGTGGCGGGCGACCGTCCGCCGCAGACGGGGCGAGTCGTCGGCAAGTGTTGCCACCGTTTCCAACCCCTGTCAGTTCGTGCCTGGACGCCCAGCTACATCCACCGGGCTTGCGATTGGCCGGTCACGATGACTCACGCAGGAGCGATCGAGTCCGTGACCGCAGTACCGTCCGATCGGGAGCTGACGTCGGTCTCCGGGGTGATCCGGCCGTGAACGCCGTCGAGGCGTACAAGCGGGAGAAGCACCCGCTCGACGTGATCGAGGACGTACGGGAGTACGCCGAGGCCGGGTTGTCGTTCGCGGAGATCGAAGCGCGGGCGGGCGACGGCGAGTGGGAGCGGCTGAAGTGGGCCGGCATGTACGCCCACGGGAAGCAGGACGACTACTTCATGCTGCGGACGAAGGCGCCGGGCGGGTTCGTTACCCCGGAGCAGGCCGAGGTCGTCGGCGAGGTCGCCGACGAGTACGCCACGGCACCCGAGGCGTTCGGCGGCGAACAGCAAAACGAGCTCTGGGGCGACGCCTTCCTCGACCTCACGACGCGACAGGACTTCCAGATGCACTGGATCGAAGTCGAGGACGTGCCCGAGATCTGGGAGCGCTACGACGAGGTCGGCCTCTCGACGATCCAGGGTTGTGGCGACTCCGCACGGAACGTGCTCGGCTGTCCCGCCGCCGGGCTGGACGACCACGAGTGTTTCGACGCCCAGCCGGTCGTCGACGCGGTGACGGACTTCTTCACCGGGAACCGCGAGTACGCGAACCTTCCCCGGAAGTTCAAGATGACAATAACGGGGTGTAAACACGACTGCGCGCAGTCCCAGATCAACGACGTCGGGCTGACGCCGGCCAAGAAGGACCTCGGCGGGGAGCCCCACTACGGCTTCCACGCCCGCGTCGGCGGCGGCCTCTCGGACGGGCCGCGGATGGCATCAGATCTCGACGTGTTCGTCCGCCCCGAGGACGCCGTGGAGTTCTGCCGCGCGGTCGCCCAGACGTTCAAGGAACTCGGCGACCGGACTAACCGGGGCGTCTGCCGGATGCGCTATCTCGTCGAGCAGATGGGACCCGACGCGTTCGAGGACGCCGTCCGGGACCGGTGTGCTGTCGACCTCCGCGAGCGCGGCGTCGACCGCACCGAGGGCTACGTCGGCGATCACGTCGGCGTTCACGACCAGCGCGAGGACGGCCTCACGTACGTCGGCTTCAACGTCGTCGGCGGTCGGATGGGCGGCGACGAGTTCGTCCAGGCCGCCCGCGCCGCCCGAGAGTACGGCACCGACGACGCGTCCATCCGACTCGCGACCGACCAGAATTTCCTGATCACCCACGTCCCCGAAGAGAACGTCGATGACTTGCTCGCCGAGCCGTTCGCCGCCGACTACCAGCCCGATCCCGGGCCGTTCTCCCGCGGCGCGGTCGGGTGTACGGGCAGCGAGTTCTGCAACTACGGCATCATCGAGACGAAAAAGCGCACGAAACGATGGGCGCGCGAACTCGACGAGCGGATCGACACCCCCGACGACCTCGAGGTCGTCCGGGTGCACATGTCGGGCTGTTCCGCGTCCTGCGCCCAGCCCCAGATCGCGGATATCGGCTTCCGCGGCGAGACCGTGAAGGTCGACGGCGACGAACTCGCCGGGGACGTGACGACCAACGAGGAGGGCGACGCCATCGTGGAGGGCATGGACGTCGGGCTCGGCGGGGCTCTCGGCGGCGACAACGGCTTCCTCGACTGGGTGGAGACGGCCGTGCCGGCTGCTGCCGTCGTCCCCGCCCTCGAATCGCTCTTCGAGGCCTACGTCGACGACCGGCTCGACGGCGAACGCTTCTACGAGTGGAGCCGCCGGACTGACAATGAACACTTGCGGACGATCATGCGCCGGGCGGACGCGCCGGTCTCCCGCGGGGTGGCTCACGATGACTGAGCGCGACGAGCCGGGCGTCCTAGCGGAGCCGACCAATGTCGACGAGCCGACGGACGCTGACGTCCGGACCGACGGCGGTTCGCGGCCGATTAACGTCGACGAATCGGGGAATCTCGGCGACGTCGCGTTCACCGAGCCCGCGGTCGGGCAAAGTCAGGACGTGGACAGTCCGGGTGCGGATCCGACGGCCAGACCCGGCGTGCCTGAGGGTGTCGAACTCGACACGCCCAGCTACGCGATCCGCTCGTCGATGAACGACATCGACACGCCGGACGCAAAGACGTGGTTCATGGAACTGGACGAGGCCGTCATCGAGGCGGATCGCTGTATCCAGTGTGGGACCTGCGTCGCGGCCTGTCCGTCGGATTCCATCGGGATCGGCGACGACGGGAAACCGGAGCTGGTGAAGATGTGCACCGGCTGTTCGATGTGCTGGGACTTCTGTCCGCGGGGCGGGCTGCGCTACGAGCGCCAGTGGAAGATCACGGGCGGCGACGACAACGTCTCCGGCGCCGGCGACCCCATCACGGAGTTCTCCGCGCGGGTCACCGAAGACTGGCGCCGCGGTGCCCAGGACGGCGGCGTCGTCACGTCGATCCTCTCGCACCTGCTCGACGCGGGCGAGATCGACGGCGCGCTCGTCGCCACCGAGTCCGACGAGGATCCCTGGAAGGCCGAATCCGTCCTGGCGACGACCCGCGAGGAACTGATCGAGAGTGCCGGGTCGTTCTACAACCAGACGATGGCCCTGGGCACCCTCGACCTCTCGCGGTGGGAGCACAAGCTGCCCGACAGAGATCCCGCGGACCTCAGCCTCGCCGTCGTCGGCACGCCCTGCGAGATCGAGGGGATCCGCGCGCTGCAGGACTTCGACTGGGACCTGCAGGCCCAGGAGGCGGGCCTCCAAGCCGTCGAGTACCGCATCGCGCTCATGTGTACGAAAAACTTCAACTACCAGCGGCTCCTCGGCGACGAACTCGAATCGAAACGAGGGATCTCGCCCGACGAGATCGGCAAGATGGACGTCATCGAGGGCGAGATGCGCGTCTACGACGAGGATCTGGAGCCCCTCCTCGCGGAGGACGTCGCGGACTTCCACGACGCCACGCTGAAGGGCTGTGACGAGTGCGCCGACTTCACCGGCTACACGGCGGACCTGACCGTCGGCTCCGTCGGTTCCTCCGACGAGTTCTCCTCCGTCATCGTCCGCACCGAACGCGGCCTGCAGGCGTGGGAACTCGCCGAGCCCGACCTCGAGTACCACGATCTCGAGGACCGAAGCGCCATCGGAAAACTCCAGAGCTGGGACAAGAAGCAGGCGTTCGAGTCGCTCGAACGGCCGTTCGACCCCGACGCACCGCGGTTCATCGAGTACGCCGACCACGCCGAGTGGTACGAGACCGAACTGAACCCCCACGAAGCGGATCACTGAGAGAGCGCCGGCGACCGGTCGATCTGCCGCGTCGTGTCCGCGTATCCGAGAACTGGCGGACCCCGTGCCAGACTCGACCCACGTTTGCAGAGTTTCTGCCGCAAATATTGCTCAGAATTGGACGTTTATACTATTCACTATCCGCGATATGCGACGAACACGCTGGTTTTATGCCCCCTCACGGCCGATTTCGTGGTGCTATGGGACAAACGCTCACCGAAAAGATTCTCGATGACCACCTCGTCGAGGGCGACCTCCAGACGGGCGAGGAGATCGGTATCGAGATCGATCAGGTACTCACACAGGACACCACGGGAACGATGGTCTGGCTACAGTTCGAGGCGATGGGGCTGGACGAGGTCCAGACCGAGATCGCCGCCCAGTACTGCGACCACCAGACCTACCAGTTCGACTTCAAGAACACCGACGACCACCGCTTCCTGCGCTCCGCTGCCGGCACCTACGGCGCCCACTTCTCTCGCCCCGGCAACGGTATCTGTCACAACGTCCACCGGGAGAACTTCGCCGCCCCCGGCAAGACGCTGCTCGGTTCCGACTCCCACACCCCCACGCCGGGCGGCCTCGGCGAACTCGCCATCGGCGCCGGCGGGATCGACGTCACCGTCGCGATGGGCGGTGCGCCGTACTACATCGAGATGCCCGAAGTCGTCAACGTTCGCCTCGAAGGCGAACTGCCCGACTGGGCGACCGCGAAGGACGTCATCCTCGAACTCCTGCGACGCCTCACCGTGAAGGGCGGCGTCGGCAAGATTCTGGAGTACACGGGCCCGGGCGTCGAGACGCTCACCGCCCCCGAGCGGATGACGATCACGAACATGGGCACCGAACTCGGTGCGACCTCCTCTATCTTCCCGACGGACGAACAGACCGAGGACTACTTAGAACGCGTCGGCCGCGGCGGCGAGTACGTCCCGCTCCAGCCCGACGACGACGCCGAGTACGACGACGAGATCGTCGTCGACCTCTCGGACCTCGAACCGCTGATCGCAGAGCCGTCGATGCCGGACAAGGTCGTCCCCGTCAGCGAAGTCGCCGGCACCGACGTCGACCAGGTCATCGTCGGCTCCTGTACGAACGGCGCCTACGAGGACGTCCTCCCGGCCGCGAAGATGCTCGAGGGTCGCGAGGTCAACAAGAAGACCGAGATGATCGTCGCTCCCGGCTCGAAGCAGGCCTCGGAACTGCTCGCCCGACAGGGCTGGGTCGCGGAGATGATGGCCGCCGGCGTCAACTTCTCCGAGGCGACCTGCGGCGCCTGCATCGGCATCGGCCACGTCCCGGCCTCCGACTCCGTCTCGGTGCGAACCTTCAACCGCAACTTCGAGGGTCGTTCCGGCATCGAGGACGACAACGTCTACCTCTGCTCGCCGGAAGTCGCCGCCGCTGCCGCGCTCAAAGGCGAGATCGTCGATCCACGCGACCTGTCCGACGAACTCGGCGACCTCGAGGCGCCCGGCTTCGAACTCGCCGAGGAGTACGACGCCTCGAAGGCCGACCTCATCACCCCCGACGAGGCCGTCGACGACGAGCTCGTCAAGGGCCCGAACATCGGCGAGGTACCCCTGCGCGACGGGATCGACGAGGACATCGCGGGTGAGGTCCTGCTCAAGATGGACGACAACATCACGACGGACCACATCATCCCCGCGACGCAGGACATCCTGATGTACCGCTCGAACATCGACAAGCTCTCCGAGTTCACCCTCAGCCGCGTCGACGAGACGTTCGCCGACCGCGCGGCCGAGGCCGACGGCGGCGTCCTGCTCGCCGGCGAGAACTACGGGCAGGGCTCCTCGCGCGAACACGCCGCGATGTGCCCGATGCACCTGGGCGTCGAGGCCGTCCTCGCCCAGAGCTTCGCCCGGATCCACCGCGCGAACCTCTTCAACTTCGGCATCGTCCCGCTCGTCATCGACGAGGACGCCTACGACGGCATCGACCAGGGCGACGAGGTCGAGATCGTCGAGGACGTCGAATCCGGCGTCTCCGAGGGTCGCTCGGAGTTCACCGTGACGGTCAACGGCGACGAGGAGTACACCGCGACGCTCGACGCCTCCCAGCGCGAGCGCGACATCCTCGCCGCCGGCGGCAAGCTCTCCTGGACCAAAGCGCAGGCCGAGGAGGGCGGGGCCGCCACCGCAGACGACTGAGGCGATTCTCGTTTTCGGATTCGGCCACGGGCCGCAGCATCCGCACGGTCCACTGTGTTCGGCCGACTGTATCGTAGGCGTGGATCGAGATCCTCGATATCTGCGTGACATCGCGTTCCTCAGGAGTCTCGGCTCGGGAGCGACACGGTGACGACCGAAACCGTGTCGGCGATGTCTTCTTCGCCGAGGGCGATCGCGTAGGACGAGTGAGCCGAGGAGCCTGTGCTCGGTCCGTCCTCGAGGGTGCGAGTGACGGCAGTGACGTCGGGAGTCGTTTCGACTGAGAGGGAAGCCGGTGGGCGATCAGCGAGCGCCGAGAGAGGCTCGTCGACCGCCCAGGACAACGACTCGTCGACGCCATCGTCGGATGGCCCGGCCACGGAGACGGTCGGGCGTGCGATCGACGGCGTCGGTTCGACGACGAGTACCAGCCGCCCGGGACGGCGCGAGGGAAAGGCCGTACAGTCGCGCCGCACTCCCCTCGTGCGATCGGAGACGACGAGCGAGACGGTATCCGATCGATCGCACCGATAGAGTGAGAGGAGGTAGGCCCGGTCCGTGACCCTCGCAAACGGTGCCGCGTCGACGGTGATCGACCGCCGTGCCTCCGCAGTCGTCGTACCGGTGACCGTCCGGGCCCGGATCCGAATCGCGTCGGTGACGGTCGTCTCGTCATCGCCAGGCGACACGGCGACCGTGTGCGCGGTCCCTGGCTCGATAGCGGTAAGTTCGAGCGATCGGGTGCTCTCACAGAGACAGCCCTCCGGCGCGGCGCGTCGAAATCCCAGTCGGTGGCTCGCCGAATCGAGAGTGACGGTGACGGCCGTCGACAGCTGGTTGGCGACAGCAAACGTCGCCGGCGCCGGCCGCGCCCGGTCGGTCTCGAAGAGCTGTCCGGCCGTCACGATGCCGTCTCCGTCTTCGATGAGACCGAGGTACGCGTCGGCGTCGTCAGCGACGGCGATCGGACTTTCGCGCTCGATTTCCGAGGTTGGCGAGCCGAGCGATCGGGTGAGCAAGAGCGTTCCCGACCCGACCAGCCCCATCGTCGCGGCACGTCTCGTGTAATTCACGGTCGATCACCCTCGTATCCGATGTCGATCGGGTCCTCGTCGATCCCGAGCCGGGACCGTCGCGAGTAGAACCGGTGTGCGAGCGCGAACACGCCGAACGACACGACGGCGAAGACGGAGCCCCCGTACGGTGGAAGCACCGAAAACGGGAACACCGAGAGGGCCGAGGCGGTGATGACGAGTCCGGAGAACACGGCCAGGCCGAGGTAGTAATCGCTCCAGGGGTGGTCCCGTCCGTGGACGACATCCATGTAAATCTCGACGTCTTCGAGCGCGGGCGTCGGCGTGACCGTCCCCCGCTCACGATCGAACGAGACGACGCCCGATTTATCGAGTTTCGGCAAATGTGATTGCTGTAGCGCCGTGTAAACACGTTTTCTATCGGAACTCGACACCTCCTCGTAGTCGAGGCCGTCCTCCCACGCCGCGATCTCCTGTGAAAGCGTGCCGATCTCGAGTGGTTCGTCCTCGCGGACGAGCGCGTGGAGGATGTGACGCCGTCGCTTGTTTGCCAGCAGTTCGAACAGTTCACCCTCGGTCAGGTGATCGTCTGGCGACGGTTGTGCCCCTGCCCTGGCGTGTGTGTCACGAATTGCGCTTCCCATTCGAAGAAAAAGAGTACGATGCATACCATAAACGTACGTGATTATCTCATTGTATAAATTACAACTGATAGCTGTATACTGTCTATTGATATTCGATAAATTTCTCACTTACCGCCAGTATTCCTCGAAATTCCGCTGTTCGAGTGACGTCGAGAGCGTGCACGGTGTGGACCGGATCCGACTATCACGAGTCGTTGACTGTCGGTCAATCGATCGTATCGGGCGACCGGCTGCGTACAGTCCGCCGTTGACTACCGGTCAACCCGAACGGGAATTACTTCCACGATCGTATTACAATATCACCTGCCAGTATCTGTCGATTCGCCCTTCGAGGGGCGAGATCACCATGCAACGACGAAAATTCGTCATCGGAATGGGAGCACTGGCATCGGGCGCGGCAGCGACCATCGGAACTGGGGCGTTTACCTCCGTGACTGCCGCCCGCGACATCGACGTCGAGGTCGCCGACGACGCTTCTGCGTACCTGCGACTGAAAGGGGCCAACTCGCACTACGTCGTCGACGACGGTGTGGGCGGGACGCTCGAGATCGACCTCAGCGGGGACAACCCGACGCCTGCAGGCGGCACGGGTGTGAACCCGAACGCCGTGACCGAGTTCGGCGACCTCTTCGAGATCGCGAACCAGGGGACCCAGACGGTCACCGTCGAGGCGTCGAAGATGGGACCGCACCCGGACGCCGTCACGTTCGAGGACGGAAACGGCACGTCGCTCTCGGACGGTATCGAACTCGATCCGGGTGAGAGTGCCATGATCAGCCTCACCGTGGATACGACGGACGGTTCGATCGGCCACGACGAGATGCTGATCGACTCGGTCGTCTTCCACGCGGTGGCCTGAGACGATGGATCGACGAACCTTCGTCCTGAGCGCGGGTGCCGTCGCTGCCGGCGGGGGTCTCGTGCTCGGAACCGGAGCATTCGACAGCGTCCAGGCGGAACGAGACGTCACGGTCGCCGTCGCCGACGATCCCGACGGCTACCTCAGCATCAGACCGTACAACGGACCGAACGGGAACTACGCCACCCTGACGGACGGCGAGCTCGCGATCGACCTGACCGACGGCAACGGAAACGTCGCCGGCGAGGGCATCAACACGAACGCTATCACCGGGATCGCGAACCTGTTTACCCTCGAGAATCAGGGGACGCAGACGGTCGATCTGGGCGTGACACCGGTCGCGTTTCTCGACGTCGACTTCGGCGGCTTCCCGCCAGCGGTCCTCGGCGTCCTGCTCGTGCCGCAGCTGAGCTGGGGTGACTGGCAGTTCGACCCGGTCGACCAGTCGATAACGATCCCCGACATCGGACCCGGCGATGCGGTTCACTTCACGCTCGCCGCTATCGCCTTCCCGGACGGCGCGATCGACGACGTCGAGATCGACGACGAACTCGAGATAACCGCGGAGGCCTGACCGATGAAACCAGCACCAACGCTCGAAGACTACGAGGAACTGGCCGGCGTCGAGATCGATCTGTCCGAGCACGACATCGACAGGGAGACCATCAACGCCGAACTGGAACGCCTCTACGAGGCGTAATCGAGCCGGGAGTGGGAACTTCCCCCGTTCCGCGACTCGTAGACATCCGATCAGACGGATCGGGTTCTCGGCCGATCAGTCGTCGAAATTTCTCGATACATGGTATTAGTAGTAAGGCTTATAGCCATTTGTGTTAAATACTGTTTTGACCCTCGATGGTCGGTGCGAGATTGCAGCGAGTCCTCCTGCTCGTCGTCGGCATCGTCGTCTGTACCCTGCTACTCGGACAGCTACTCGGCCAGCCGATTCTCCTCGGGTTCGTCGAGACCGGGAGCATGCAGCCGAGTCTCGAACCGGGCGACGGATTCGTCGCGATCCCGGCCGTCGTCGCCGACGACCCGGAACCGGGCGACGTCGTCGTCTTCGACGCTCGCACGATCCAGGGTGGCGGCCTGACGACGCATCGAATCGTCGACGAAACCGACGCCGGATACGTGACCCACGGGGACGCGAATCCGTTTACCGATCAGGACGGCGGTGAGCCGCCGGTACAGGACTCCCAGATCGTCGCGACGGTCTGGCAGGTCGACGGTGAAATCGTGTCGATTCCGTCCCTCGGCACGGCCAGTACGTCCCTCACCCGACTGTTCGACGTCGCGGGCGAGACCGTTTCGGGTGCGGTCGGTGCTCGCTCCGCCATCGGATCGACGGGAGCGGCAGTGGTGGTTTTCGTCCTCTCGACGCTGTGGTACGGTATCGAACTGGTTCGCGAACGAGGGGAACCGAGGGAGACGTCTCGGTTCGACGGGGGCGAACGCGAGCGACTCGATCCACGCTACATCTGTGTGGGATTCACGCTGCTCGTCCTCGTCGCCGCCGCCGCGGCCATGTTCGTCCCGGCCGGAGCCACACACTACGACATCGTGAGTGCCGAGTTCGACTCCGAGGACGAGACGGTGATCAGACAGGGGACGACACAGGAGACGGGCTACGCGGTAGCGAATGGGGGTTTCGTCCCGATCGTCTCGTACGTCGACAGCGGCGAGTACGTCCGGACACCGGCCGAACGGACGACAGTCGGACCGCGATCGGAGTCCGAGATACCGATCGCGATCACCGCACCCGACGAGACGGGGTTCTATCCGACCTCGGTGACCGAGTACCGATACCTCCAGGTCGTTCCTCCGTCGGCGATCGACGCTCTCTACGACGTCCATCCAAACCTCCCACACCTGGTCATCCTCGGCCTTCTCGGGGGCGCCACGTACGGTCTCGGCAGGGTGGCACTCGGTCGGACGGACACTCGACCGAGACGACGGCGCTCGACCAGAACCGAGCGATCGCGACGAGGAGTGGACCGACGGTGACCGAATGACCTTCGACATGACACCCCAGCCGGACGAATCGACGGCGTCGAGACGGCTCCGTGTGCGCGCATTCCTCGACGAGTACCGACTCCATCTGGTGGTAGGACTTCTCCTGGTCGTCCTGATCGGTGGCTGGCTGAGTTACGGCGCGTACGCCGCCCAGTCCGAGACGACGGAGCAGCGAGCCGTCGACACCTGGTCGCTCACCGGAGCGTTCGACCACGGCGGTGAGGTCACCGAATCGACGACGCTCTATCGGCAGGGAACACGTCTCGAGGATAGACCGCGATACTTCACCGCCGTCACGCCCACCCTCGACGGCGAGTATGGCCTGTCCTACGAGGCCTCGAGCGGAACGGCCGACGTCGACCTGGCGGTAACGCGAGTCGTCCGCTCGGTGGACGGGGAGACGGTCTTCTGGACGTCGACGGATCCGGTCGCGACGGTCAATCGGACCGGCGTGGGCCCGGGCGAGGCAGTCACCGTCCACGTCGAGGTATCCGTCGCCGAGACGATCGACCGAATCGAGACGATCGAATCGGAGCTCGGAGCGAGACCCGGCGAGACCGAGGTGTTCCTCCAGGTCACCGCCTCCGTCGACGGCACGGTGTCGGGATCGCAGCGGTCGGTCGTCGAGCGCCACCGCATCCCCATCGCGATCGACGGCGGCTCGTACGCGGTCGAAGACGAGCGGTTCGAGGAGGCCTATCGGGACACGGAGACCGTCGCCGTGACCGCGCACTCGGGATCGCTTCGGTCCGTCGGCGGCCCGCTCCTCCTGGTCGGCGGGCTCGCAGGACTCGGGGGCGTCGCCGTCGCGTCGCGGCGGCTTCGTCGACCGACGGCAGTCGAACGCGAGTGGCTCGCGTATCGGGACGACGTCGAGACCCACGGCGACCTCGTGACGACGGCCAGCCTCCCACCCGCCGTCTCGGATCGCCCACAGGCGCCGGTCGATTCCCTGGCGGAACTGGCACACCTCGCGATCGATCTTCGGGCTGCCCTGCACTACGACCCGATCGAAGAACAGTACATCGTTATCTGCGACGAGGTCTGTTACCGGTTCGAACCCCCGTCAGCGCCGTGGAACCGCAAAGAACGAATCGGTGACGGCACCCGGGCCGGAGCCGGCGAGCGCGCGTCGACTGACGCAGGTATCGCCTTCCCGCCCGGCGAGGGCGTGGCGGACGACGCGTCGACACGGTCCGACGCCGAGCCGACGCACACCATCGCTATCGACCGGACGGGATCTGCCACCGATGCCGAAGAGGCGTCCGCCGATGCGCCCGGTTTGAACGCGAACGCGTTCACAGTGGACGGAATGCCCGTGTACTCGGGGACGGGTACCGAGACGGGAGACGAATCGGGGGACCGCCCCTCCAAATCCGACGATTCCAGCGCACGGAGTTCCGATCGTGACTCGCTCGAAGTCGAACCGGCGGTCGACACCGACGCGACGGATCCGTGAGCCGGGTGATCGCCCACCCGCTCAGGCCGTTCGAAGCCGAAGGCCGATCCCGTCGGGGTCGGCGAACGCGATCCCGTCGTCGGTCTCGGTGACGGACACGCCGGCATCTGACAGCCCATCCCGTGCGTCAGAGACGGTCGCGCGGTCGGAAACGGTGAACTCGAACCAGTCGAGACCACGGCCACCGGCGGGGTCGGATCGGCCGTTCCACGCGTTCAGTCCGACGTGGTGGTGATAGTCGCCCATCGAGCAGAAGACGGCGCCGCGAGTCGC comes from the Halovivax cerinus genome and includes:
- a CDS encoding Coenzyme F420 hydrogenase/dehydrogenase, beta subunit C-terminal domain, with the protein product MTERDEPGVLAEPTNVDEPTDADVRTDGGSRPINVDESGNLGDVAFTEPAVGQSQDVDSPGADPTARPGVPEGVELDTPSYAIRSSMNDIDTPDAKTWFMELDEAVIEADRCIQCGTCVAACPSDSIGIGDDGKPELVKMCTGCSMCWDFCPRGGLRYERQWKITGGDDNVSGAGDPITEFSARVTEDWRRGAQDGGVVTSILSHLLDAGEIDGALVATESDEDPWKAESVLATTREELIESAGSFYNQTMALGTLDLSRWEHKLPDRDPADLSLAVVGTPCEIEGIRALQDFDWDLQAQEAGLQAVEYRIALMCTKNFNYQRLLGDELESKRGISPDEIGKMDVIEGEMRVYDEDLEPLLAEDVADFHDATLKGCDECADFTGYTADLTVGSVGSSDEFSSVIVRTERGLQAWELAEPDLEYHDLEDRSAIGKLQSWDKKQAFESLERPFDPDAPRFIEYADHAEWYETELNPHEADH
- a CDS encoding DUF7344 domain-containing protein, whose translation is MGSAIRDTHARAGAQPSPDDHLTEGELFELLANKRRRHILHALVREDEPLEIGTLSQEIAAWEDGLDYEEVSSSDRKRVYTALQQSHLPKLDKSGVVSFDRERGTVTPTPALEDVEIYMDVVHGRDHPWSDYYLGLAVFSGLVITASALSVFPFSVLPPYGGSVFAVVSFGVFALAHRFYSRRSRLGIDEDPIDIGYEGDRP
- a CDS encoding DUF5305 domain-containing protein, with amino-acid sequence MTFDMTPQPDESTASRRLRVRAFLDEYRLHLVVGLLLVVLIGGWLSYGAYAAQSETTEQRAVDTWSLTGAFDHGGEVTESTTLYRQGTRLEDRPRYFTAVTPTLDGEYGLSYEASSGTADVDLAVTRVVRSVDGETVFWTSTDPVATVNRTGVGPGEAVTVHVEVSVAETIDRIETIESELGARPGETEVFLQVTASVDGTVSGSQRSVVERHRIPIAIDGGSYAVEDERFEEAYRDTETVAVTAHSGSLRSVGGPLLLVGGLAGLGGVAVASRRLRRPTAVEREWLAYRDDVETHGDLVTTASLPPAVSDRPQAPVDSLAELAHLAIDLRAALHYDPIEEQYIVICDEVCYRFEPPSAPWNRKERIGDGTRAGAGERASTDAGIAFPPGEGVADDASTRSDAEPTHTIAIDRTGSATDAEEASADAPGLNANAFTVDGMPVYSGTGTETGDESGDRPSKSDDSSARSSDRDSLEVEPAVDTDATDP
- a CDS encoding aconitate hydratase; this encodes MGQTLTEKILDDHLVEGDLQTGEEIGIEIDQVLTQDTTGTMVWLQFEAMGLDEVQTEIAAQYCDHQTYQFDFKNTDDHRFLRSAAGTYGAHFSRPGNGICHNVHRENFAAPGKTLLGSDSHTPTPGGLGELAIGAGGIDVTVAMGGAPYYIEMPEVVNVRLEGELPDWATAKDVILELLRRLTVKGGVGKILEYTGPGVETLTAPERMTITNMGTELGATSSIFPTDEQTEDYLERVGRGGEYVPLQPDDDAEYDDEIVVDLSDLEPLIAEPSMPDKVVPVSEVAGTDVDQVIVGSCTNGAYEDVLPAAKMLEGREVNKKTEMIVAPGSKQASELLARQGWVAEMMAAGVNFSEATCGACIGIGHVPASDSVSVRTFNRNFEGRSGIEDDNVYLCSPEVAAAAALKGEIVDPRDLSDELGDLEAPGFELAEEYDASKADLITPDEAVDDELVKGPNIGEVPLRDGIDEDIAGEVLLKMDDNITTDHIIPATQDILMYRSNIDKLSEFTLSRVDETFADRAAEADGGVLLAGENYGQGSSREHAAMCPMHLGVEAVLAQSFARIHRANLFNFGIVPLVIDEDAYDGIDQGDEVEIVEDVESGVSEGRSEFTVTVNGDEEYTATLDASQRERDILAAGGKLSWTKAQAEEGGAATADD
- a CDS encoding DUF1102 domain-containing protein, encoding MQRRKFVIGMGALASGAAATIGTGAFTSVTAARDIDVEVADDASAYLRLKGANSHYVVDDGVGGTLEIDLSGDNPTPAGGTGVNPNAVTEFGDLFEIANQGTQTVTVEASKMGPHPDAVTFEDGNGTSLSDGIELDPGESAMISLTVDTTDGSIGHDEMLIDSVVFHAVA
- a CDS encoding S26 family signal peptidase; amino-acid sequence: MVGARLQRVLLLVVGIVVCTLLLGQLLGQPILLGFVETGSMQPSLEPGDGFVAIPAVVADDPEPGDVVVFDARTIQGGGLTTHRIVDETDAGYVTHGDANPFTDQDGGEPPVQDSQIVATVWQVDGEIVSIPSLGTASTSLTRLFDVAGETVSGAVGARSAIGSTGAAVVVFVLSTLWYGIELVRERGEPRETSRFDGGERERLDPRYICVGFTLLVLVAAAAAMFVPAGATHYDIVSAEFDSEDETVIRQGTTQETGYAVANGGFVPIVSYVDSGEYVRTPAERTTVGPRSESEIPIAITAPDETGFYPTSVTEYRYLQVVPPSAIDALYDVHPNLPHLVILGLLGGATYGLGRVALGRTDTRPRRRRSTRTERSRRGVDRR
- a CDS encoding nitrite/sulfite reductase; the encoded protein is MNAVEAYKREKHPLDVIEDVREYAEAGLSFAEIEARAGDGEWERLKWAGMYAHGKQDDYFMLRTKAPGGFVTPEQAEVVGEVADEYATAPEAFGGEQQNELWGDAFLDLTTRQDFQMHWIEVEDVPEIWERYDEVGLSTIQGCGDSARNVLGCPAAGLDDHECFDAQPVVDAVTDFFTGNREYANLPRKFKMTITGCKHDCAQSQINDVGLTPAKKDLGGEPHYGFHARVGGGLSDGPRMASDLDVFVRPEDAVEFCRAVAQTFKELGDRTNRGVCRMRYLVEQMGPDAFEDAVRDRCAVDLRERGVDRTEGYVGDHVGVHDQREDGLTYVGFNVVGGRMGGDEFVQAARAAREYGTDDASIRLATDQNFLITHVPEENVDDLLAEPFAADYQPDPGPFSRGAVGCTGSEFCNYGIIETKKRTKRWARELDERIDTPDDLEVVRVHMSGCSASCAQPQIADIGFRGETVKVDGDELAGDVTTNEEGDAIVEGMDVGLGGALGGDNGFLDWVETAVPAAAVVPALESLFEAYVDDRLDGERFYEWSRRTDNEHLRTIMRRADAPVSRGVAHDD